The Eriocheir sinensis breed Jianghai 21 chromosome 24, ASM2467909v1, whole genome shotgun sequence genome contains a region encoding:
- the LOC127003034 gene encoding mitochondrial import inner membrane translocase subunit Tim21-like, whose amino-acid sequence MGASIWQRCSDVNKVSWWTAWELSGALVNGHLWHSSGHTLSQLPAMLLLPREVCRRCVASRLLGGHTWAVRLLSLGQPSAAGKNLSKHVRPQGGEGFTHKAREATRTTTYTAVVLVGIGVTGLMMYTIFRELLSSFSPQTVYTAAVEKCSAHPRVTDFLGDAIKGFGEESRRGRRTHISHMGYEVDGSKGFRIKFHLKGPRRTATAHGDARETPGGGWAFRYLFVQLDSYPHEVIVIEDNRETLFGAAGEAQDTPLPLHV is encoded by the exons ATGGGTGCGTCAATCTGGCAACGATGCTCGGATGTAAACAAAGTCAGCTGGTGGACGGCGTGGGAGCTGAGCGGCGCCTTGGTCAATGGTCACCTGTGGCATTCTTCTGGGCACACACTG AGCCAGTTGCCAGCCATGCTCCTGCTGCCCCGGGAGGTGTGCCGCCGCTGTGTGGCATCGCGGCTGCTTGGGGGCCACACCTGGGCCGTGCGTCTACTCTCCCTCGGCCAACCCTCAGCGGCTGGCAAGAACCTGTCCAAGCATGTCAGGCCGCAGGGAGGAGAAGGCTTCACTCACAAAG CCCGGGAGGCAACGcgcaccaccacctacaccgcCGTGGTGCTGGTGGGCATTGGGGTCACTGGCCTCATGATGTACACCATCTTCAGGgagctcctctcctccttctcaccacAG ACGGTGTACACGGCTGCGGTGGAGAAGTGCAGCGCCCACCCCAGAGTTACAGACTTCCTTGGAGATGCCATAAAGGGGTTCGGGGAGGAGAGTCGGAGAGGCCGTCGCACACACATCAG CCACATGGGTTACGAGGTTGACGGCAGCAAAGGTTTCCGCATCAAGTTCCACCTCAAAGGACCCCGAAGGACAGCCACAGCTCACGGCGACGCCAGGGAg ACCCCTGGGGGCGGGTGGGCCTTCCGGTACCTCTTCGTTCAGCTGGACTCTTACCCGCACGAGGTCATTGTGATCGAGGACAACCGGGAGACACTCTTTGGCGCAGCGGGGGAGGCCCAGGACACCCCCTTGCCCCTGCACGTCTGA